The Pedobacter roseus genome contains a region encoding:
- a CDS encoding SusC/RagA family TonB-linked outer membrane protein — translation MRIFTLIYHKTKGRPNYLIALFAMAISLFIAHPSWAQNPSLTVSGKITSTSGETLPGVSVSVKGGQNVTSSDGNGVYKITLANPTATLVFSFVGFKTIEVPVNNRTSLNVKLTEDNQSLDEVVVVAYGSTTQRSSTGSLQTVNAKELQDIPAAQITQKLQGKLAGVQINQASGKPGQGLQVRVRGSASLSTGSTPLYVVDGFPIAGDISNINPDEIENITVLKDAASTALYGSRAAFGVVVVTTKGAKSGQTNVSANVYTGIQQVPQKGRPDMMNGTEWAQFKKEYYEDLGQPVPAALQNPAQYGEGYDWYDAMLRTAPLTNYSVSINTNKENFSSAVVAGYFKQEGVLLNSDYERFSVRLNSVFKVNDQVKVGFNLAPTHTVNNSPSTDGMFFGGGGLINNALLTPPVLNYQNPDGTYPVTVTTAGITAFPTPNWVRSIQDITNKSKDNRILSNGYIEYEPISKLVLKSSINVDFGQSLFHSFQPSTASRAFASTPSALSAGLFDSNYQYQSWLSENTVSYSKQIKDHGFDVLAGFTKQKYRSDYSAISGSNYPDDRIETIAGALIKNNPSSDIVEWGLTSFLARLNYNYKGKYLVAASIRRDGSSRFGSANKWGNFPSVSAGWVLSQESFLSDSKIISFLKLRGSYGVIGNNNIGDYRQYATVSSGINSPFGSTTASGVAVTNLGNDELGWENTKQLDFGIDLSILNNRISFTYDYYTKKTSNLLFSLAVPRESGFSSFTGNVGEIKFWGHEFAINSNNLIGKFKWNTNFNIAFSDNKVLALSSLSDRLYTGNGTARSITQVGQRIGQFWGLIQDGVYTDQADFDRSPKSVNSQVGTIKFRDLNGDGVIKYGDEEGDRTVIGNPFPKFVFGLTNSFTYRNFDFAVVASGSYGNDIARMMDEGTTNLDGVFNVLKEVKDRWRSPQNPGAGKYGKTTASTGDDRAQFHTRFVQDGSYLTIKNITLGYTVPVAKIKALKSVRVYASVQQAFVFTNYDGVNPEIGTDLNGNAPNSLSQGLDFSAYPVPRTFTFGLNVNFK, via the coding sequence ATTTGTAGGTTTCAAAACCATCGAAGTGCCCGTTAACAATAGAACAAGCCTTAATGTGAAGTTAACTGAAGATAATCAATCATTAGATGAGGTAGTGGTGGTAGCTTATGGCAGTACCACGCAAAGAAGCTCAACAGGTTCATTACAAACAGTAAACGCAAAAGAACTTCAGGATATCCCGGCGGCACAGATTACACAAAAACTCCAGGGAAAACTTGCCGGTGTGCAAATCAATCAGGCATCCGGCAAACCAGGTCAGGGCTTACAGGTACGTGTTCGCGGCAGTGCATCTCTTTCTACCGGTTCAACGCCTTTATACGTGGTAGATGGTTTTCCCATAGCTGGCGATATCAGTAACATCAACCCCGATGAGATCGAAAATATTACGGTGTTAAAAGATGCAGCCTCAACTGCGCTTTATGGTTCGCGGGCCGCTTTTGGTGTGGTGGTAGTCACTACTAAAGGAGCTAAATCCGGGCAAACCAATGTTTCTGCAAATGTTTACACAGGTATACAGCAAGTACCCCAAAAAGGCCGTCCGGATATGATGAACGGTACAGAATGGGCACAGTTCAAAAAAGAATATTATGAAGATTTAGGTCAGCCTGTACCTGCTGCGCTTCAAAACCCTGCACAATATGGCGAAGGATACGATTGGTACGATGCCATGTTGCGTACCGCACCTTTAACAAATTATAGTGTTTCAATAAATACCAATAAAGAAAATTTTAGCAGTGCCGTTGTTGCAGGCTATTTTAAACAGGAAGGTGTCCTTTTAAATTCAGATTATGAACGTTTTTCAGTTCGTCTCAACTCGGTTTTCAAAGTAAACGATCAGGTTAAGGTAGGTTTCAATCTTGCGCCTACGCATACTGTAAATAATTCTCCATCTACCGATGGGATGTTTTTTGGTGGTGGCGGTTTAATTAACAACGCGCTTTTAACTCCGCCTGTTCTTAACTACCAAAACCCTGATGGCACTTATCCGGTTACGGTTACCACGGCTGGCATTACGGCTTTCCCTACACCCAACTGGGTAAGATCCATTCAGGATATTACCAATAAAAGCAAAGACAACAGGATCCTGTCAAACGGATACATCGAATATGAACCGATTAGCAAACTGGTACTTAAATCAAGCATAAATGTTGATTTTGGTCAGTCATTGTTTCATTCTTTTCAGCCCTCAACAGCTTCAAGGGCATTTGCTTCTACACCAAGTGCGCTTTCTGCTGGGTTATTCGATTCTAACTACCAATATCAATCGTGGTTATCAGAAAATACCGTAAGCTATTCAAAACAGATTAAAGACCACGGATTTGATGTTTTAGCGGGTTTTACCAAACAGAAATACCGCAGTGATTACAGTGCCATCAGTGGATCAAACTACCCTGACGATCGGATTGAAACCATTGCCGGGGCATTAATTAAAAATAATCCTTCTTCAGATATTGTAGAATGGGGCCTGACCTCTTTTTTAGCACGTCTTAATTACAATTACAAAGGGAAATATTTAGTGGCAGCCAGCATCCGCAGGGATGGTTCTTCGCGATTTGGTTCGGCCAATAAATGGGGAAATTTCCCTTCGGTATCTGCAGGATGGGTATTAAGCCAGGAATCGTTCTTGAGTGATTCGAAAATCATCTCATTTTTAAAATTACGCGGTAGTTATGGTGTAATAGGCAACAATAATATTGGTGATTACCGGCAATATGCTACCGTATCAAGCGGCATAAATAGTCCTTTCGGCTCTACAACAGCTAGTGGGGTAGCCGTAACCAATTTAGGAAATGATGAATTAGGATGGGAAAATACCAAACAGTTAGACTTTGGAATTGACCTTTCTATATTAAATAACCGCATCAGTTTTACTTACGATTACTACACCAAGAAAACCTCCAATCTTTTGTTTTCGCTAGCTGTACCACGCGAATCCGGATTTTCAAGTTTTACCGGGAATGTTGGCGAAATAAAATTCTGGGGTCATGAATTTGCCATTAATTCGAATAACCTGATTGGAAAATTTAAGTGGAATACCAATTTTAATATTGCTTTTAGTGATAATAAAGTATTGGCGCTATCATCGCTGAGCGACCGTTTGTACACGGGTAACGGTACAGCAAGATCAATCACACAGGTTGGACAAAGGATTGGGCAGTTTTGGGGACTTATACAGGATGGGGTATATACCGATCAGGCCGATTTTGACCGTTCTCCGAAAAGTGTTAACTCGCAGGTGGGGACAATAAAATTCCGCGACCTTAACGGTGATGGGGTAATTAAATATGGTGATGAAGAAGGAGACAGAACAGTGATCGGAAACCCGTTTCCAAAATTTGTTTTCGGATTAACCAATAGTTTTACCTACAGGAATTTCGATTTTGCGGTGGTAGCAAGCGGATCTTATGGCAATGACATCGCCAGGATGATGGATGAAGGTACAACCAACTTAGATGGTGTATTTAATGTACTTAAAGAAGTGAAAGACCGCTGGCGTTCGCCACAAAACCCGGGCGCAGGCAAATATGGAAAAACAACAGCATCAACAGGTGATGACCGCGCTCAGTTCCATACCCGCTTTGTTCAGGATGGAAGTTATTTAACCATTAAGAACATTACCCTTGGTTATACCGTTCCGGTAGCGAAAATAAAAGCACTCAAAAGTGTTAGGGTTTATGCAAGTGTGCAACAGGCCTTTGTTTTTACCAATTATGATGGTGTAAATCCAGAAATTGGAACCGATTTAAATGGAAATGCACCAAATTCACTGTCGCAGGGCCTTGATTTTTCTGCCTACCCGGTTCCAAGAACATTCACTTTTGGGTTAAACGTAAATTTTAAATAA
- a CDS encoding alpha-L-rhamnosidase N-terminal domain-containing protein: MFHSKRYFIVILLLLSSSFCFATPAALKPVDLKCELFYNPLGIDVAHPGLSYTLSAENSKRGLKQLAYQILVADTELSLKNDKGNLWNSGKVASSQMAYISYMGQPLKSGKKYWWKVRVWDNNGAVSGWSNAASFTMGLLTAKDWVANWITAAGAEKFSLSPFGYRAKSAASQTTTKWVQVDLKKISPISSIRITPMFFEDRAGYGFPSNFKVEIADEEDFKKATMVADYSKRAFNNPGWKPVSFSIKNATGRFVRITANKLWGWEQNYQFALRQVEVFSNGKNIASGSPVQALDNNEANGWDKQNLTDEPLDRSALPNYSSMALRKDFSINKGLSRAVIFVSGMSEFELSINGQKVGEDLLNPGWTDYKKTILYSTYDVTAKLKAGNNAIGIILGNGMYNIQPDSVRYVKFLNSFGPLKAIAQLRLEYADGTVKTIGTDKTWQVAPGPITYSNMFGGEDYNANLEAAGWNKSGFKAGKNWKSAALSSGPGGG; the protein is encoded by the coding sequence ATGTTCCATTCCAAAAGATATTTTATCGTTATCCTCTTATTGCTTAGCAGTTCTTTCTGCTTTGCTACACCAGCTGCACTAAAGCCAGTAGATTTAAAGTGCGAATTGTTCTATAATCCGCTGGGCATAGATGTTGCCCATCCAGGCCTCAGTTACACACTGAGTGCTGAAAATAGTAAACGCGGATTAAAACAGCTTGCCTATCAGATATTGGTTGCTGATACTGAATTATCGCTGAAAAACGATAAAGGCAATCTATGGAATTCGGGAAAGGTGGCCTCCAGTCAGATGGCATACATCAGTTATATGGGCCAACCGCTAAAATCAGGAAAAAAGTATTGGTGGAAGGTACGTGTATGGGATAACAATGGAGCGGTTTCCGGATGGAGCAATGCCGCAAGCTTTACGATGGGGTTACTAACGGCTAAAGATTGGGTAGCCAATTGGATTACTGCGGCAGGGGCCGAAAAATTTTCACTTAGTCCGTTTGGATACCGGGCCAAAAGTGCTGCTTCACAAACAACCACGAAGTGGGTACAGGTTGACCTAAAAAAAATATCGCCGATTTCTTCCATCAGGATCACTCCTATGTTTTTTGAGGATCGTGCAGGTTATGGTTTCCCATCCAACTTTAAAGTCGAAATAGCTGATGAAGAAGATTTTAAAAAGGCTACAATGGTTGCCGATTACAGCAAAAGGGCGTTCAATAACCCCGGGTGGAAACCAGTATCGTTCAGTATTAAAAATGCAACCGGAAGATTTGTAAGGATAACGGCCAATAAATTATGGGGTTGGGAGCAGAATTATCAGTTTGCCCTGAGGCAGGTTGAAGTGTTCTCAAATGGCAAAAATATCGCTTCAGGAAGTCCTGTGCAAGCACTCGATAACAACGAAGCCAATGGATGGGATAAACAAAACTTAACTGATGAGCCCTTAGATAGATCAGCTTTGCCCAACTACTCGTCGATGGCCTTGCGGAAAGATTTTTCGATAAATAAAGGCCTGTCGCGTGCTGTGATCTTTGTGAGTGGTATGTCTGAATTTGAACTTTCCATCAATGGCCAAAAAGTAGGAGAAGATTTACTAAACCCAGGGTGGACGGATTATAAAAAGACCATTTTGTACAGTACTTATGATGTTACGGCAAAACTAAAGGCCGGTAACAATGCCATCGGCATTATTTTAGGAAATGGCATGTACAATATCCAGCCAGATTCGGTACGCTATGTTAAATTCCTTAACTCTTTCGGACCACTAAAAGCAATTGCACAACTGCGTTTAGAATATGCTGATGGAACGGTGAAAACAATCGGCACCGATAAAACCTGGCAGGTGGCACCTGGCCCAATCACTTATTCGAACATGTTTGGCGGGGAAGATTATAACGCCAACCTGGAAGCTGCAGGCTGGAATAAGAGTGGATTCAAAGCCGGTAAAAACTGGAAATCGGCTGCCCTATCTTCAGGTCCTGGGGGAGGTTGA
- a CDS encoding family 78 glycoside hydrolase catalytic domain, with the protein MSGLSSAAPAVKVIETKPFVKVIKIKDNLFIYDFGQNASMMPKLTVSGQKGAYVRMIPSELLGADGLVDRKSATQDGARPAWWQYTLAGSGIEHWKPKFFYQGARYLQVELFAAKPNGQLPKVTNIEDLIVHSSSTPVGKFSTSNTLFNQIYELVRWAQRSNMQSLMTDCPHREKMGWLEENQLNGPALRYNFDMSPLFRKTMSDMADAQLENGFIPNIAPEYFIAGSPELTNGFRNSTEWGSSFIIVPWQQYLFSGDISLLERYYERMKKYVAFLSSTAKANIIVTGLGDWYDIGPKPAWGSQLTPVSFTGTAIYYYDNLIMYNIARQLGKQADADAYRASSEQIRKSFNDKFYNATSGLYATGSNTTCALPLFLNIVEPQNKPKLLNALVDSIRKNNNSFNSGEVGYRFLLRALADGGYSDVVYDMNNQSDKPGYGYQIKKGATSLTEKWDAGVGDFGSQNHFMSGQINEWFFNDLIGISPDESGAGFRKIIIKPAFVSDLKWVKGSFKSISGDISCSWKRTDNAVELDISVPVNTSATIYLPSTRPELVKEGGLAVNKADGLSFLRAEADKFVYRAESGNYHFVIKDK; encoded by the coding sequence TTGAGCGGATTATCTTCTGCTGCTCCGGCGGTTAAGGTTATCGAAACCAAACCATTTGTTAAGGTAATAAAAATTAAAGATAACCTGTTTATTTACGATTTCGGACAAAATGCTTCCATGATGCCAAAACTTACGGTTAGTGGTCAAAAAGGAGCTTATGTGCGGATGATCCCGTCGGAACTTTTAGGCGCCGATGGCCTGGTTGATCGTAAATCGGCTACCCAGGATGGTGCACGACCAGCCTGGTGGCAATATACCCTTGCTGGCAGTGGAATCGAACACTGGAAACCAAAATTCTTTTATCAGGGTGCGAGGTATTTACAGGTTGAGTTATTTGCGGCCAAACCAAACGGACAACTACCAAAGGTAACGAATATAGAAGACCTCATTGTACACTCATCATCTACGCCTGTAGGTAAATTTTCTACCTCAAATACTCTCTTTAACCAAATTTACGAATTGGTAAGGTGGGCACAGCGAAGCAATATGCAGAGCCTGATGACCGATTGCCCGCACCGTGAAAAAATGGGCTGGCTGGAAGAGAATCAATTAAACGGACCAGCGCTGAGGTACAATTTCGATATGTCGCCGCTTTTCCGCAAAACGATGAGCGATATGGCAGATGCACAGCTGGAAAATGGGTTTATCCCCAATATTGCACCCGAATATTTTATAGCAGGTTCTCCGGAGCTGACTAATGGTTTCCGTAATTCTACCGAATGGGGAAGTTCATTTATTATCGTTCCATGGCAACAATACCTGTTTTCTGGCGATATTTCCCTGCTCGAAAGATATTATGAACGAATGAAAAAGTATGTTGCATTTTTATCCTCAACAGCTAAAGCTAATATCATTGTTACGGGACTTGGCGATTGGTATGATATCGGTCCGAAGCCGGCATGGGGTTCTCAGCTCACTCCGGTATCTTTTACCGGAACGGCAATATATTACTACGATAACCTGATTATGTACAACATTGCCAGGCAGCTCGGTAAACAGGCCGATGCAGATGCGTACCGTGCATCTAGCGAACAGATCCGTAAATCATTTAACGATAAATTTTACAACGCTACATCTGGATTATATGCCACAGGCTCGAACACCACCTGCGCTTTACCTTTATTTCTCAATATTGTAGAACCGCAAAACAAACCTAAATTGTTAAATGCATTGGTGGATAGTATCAGAAAAAATAACAATAGTTTTAATTCTGGTGAAGTGGGATACCGTTTTTTACTGAGGGCTTTGGCGGATGGTGGATATTCGGATGTGGTTTACGACATGAACAACCAGTCTGATAAGCCTGGTTATGGTTACCAGATTAAAAAGGGTGCCACCAGTTTAACCGAAAAATGGGATGCCGGTGTGGGCGATTTCGGCTCTCAGAACCATTTTATGTCCGGGCAGATTAACGAATGGTTTTTTAACGACTTAATTGGCATTAGCCCTGACGAATCTGGCGCTGGTTTTCGTAAAATCATCATCAAACCAGCTTTCGTTTCAGATCTTAAATGGGTAAAGGGCTCTTTTAAATCCATTAGCGGCGACATTTCCTGCAGCTGGAAAAGAACAGATAATGCTGTAGAACTGGATATTTCGGTTCCGGTAAATACCTCGGCAACGATTTACCTTCCATCCACCAGGCCCGAACTGGTAAAAGAAGGTGGCTTAGCTGTAAATAAAGCTGATGGTTTAAGTTTTTTAAGGGCCGAAGCTGATAAATTCGTATATCGAGCCGAATCCGGGAATTATCACTTTGTGATTAAGGACAAGTAG
- a CDS encoding RagB/SusD family nutrient uptake outer membrane protein has translation MNKNIFLAILLLTSLEACKKGFLETPSKTSLSTAIFFKTESDFQQAINGAYAPLRGLYGGQNGAWAMAEQRSDNTTYKYNPNDRGSNQSEYIKDFTDDANNPVSANKYFTDYSIIARVNQVLEPIDGIDFNAASKNNIKGQAYFLRAFAYFDLVQYFGKVPLHLKPAKTLDETSLPLSSVENVYAQIIADAKQAATLLPNKATQEAGRTTSGAAKTLLGNVYMVLKRWAEAETILKEVTGYNLVSDYSEVFNPATKNNIESVFEIQYKEGNEGLSSNFFYTFLIQPISAEEIKAVTGIAEVPRTIQGFNLPTPDIIAAYEANDKRKDASIGYLTAGGVTYPYIKKYSHPHAVTNNTNDNWPVYRYAEVLLFLAEAVNEQNRPGEALTYLNMVRANPRTGLTASTASGQTAVRDAILNERRVELAFENKRWPDLVRTGKADEVMKAFGTRFKANPLNYYFPAGITPSPSSYTNIRILFPIPASEVALNPYF, from the coding sequence ATGAATAAAAATATTTTTTTGGCTATCCTGCTGCTGACTTCATTAGAGGCCTGCAAAAAGGGTTTTTTAGAAACACCTTCTAAAACATCATTAAGTACCGCCATTTTCTTTAAAACAGAAAGTGATTTTCAACAGGCCATTAACGGTGCTTATGCGCCCCTTCGAGGCCTTTACGGTGGACAGAATGGTGCATGGGCAATGGCTGAGCAGCGTTCTGATAATACTACCTATAAATACAATCCAAACGACAGGGGAAGTAACCAGTCTGAATATATTAAAGATTTTACCGATGATGCCAACAATCCGGTTTCGGCAAATAAATATTTTACCGATTATTCCATCATTGCCCGTGTAAACCAGGTGCTCGAACCGATTGATGGTATTGATTTTAATGCGGCTTCAAAGAATAATATTAAAGGACAGGCCTATTTTTTAAGGGCATTTGCCTATTTCGATCTGGTTCAATACTTTGGTAAAGTGCCTTTGCACCTTAAACCGGCCAAAACGCTTGATGAAACCTCACTTCCGTTAAGCAGTGTGGAAAATGTATATGCGCAGATTATTGCCGATGCAAAACAGGCTGCAACGTTGCTGCCGAATAAGGCTACGCAAGAGGCAGGTAGGACAACCTCGGGCGCTGCCAAAACATTGCTTGGCAATGTTTATATGGTTTTAAAAAGATGGGCAGAGGCAGAAACAATCCTCAAAGAAGTTACCGGATATAACCTGGTATCAGATTACAGTGAAGTGTTTAATCCGGCAACCAAAAATAATATTGAATCTGTTTTCGAAATACAATATAAAGAAGGAAATGAAGGACTTTCGAGCAACTTCTTTTATACATTTTTAATTCAACCTATTTCGGCAGAAGAGATCAAGGCTGTAACTGGTATAGCAGAAGTGCCAAGAACCATACAGGGGTTTAATCTTCCAACACCTGATATCATTGCCGCTTATGAAGCAAACGATAAACGTAAAGATGCATCAATCGGTTACCTCACTGCTGGTGGTGTAACTTATCCATACATCAAAAAATACAGCCATCCGCATGCGGTTACCAATAATACTAACGATAACTGGCCGGTTTACCGCTATGCAGAAGTGCTATTGTTCTTAGCTGAGGCTGTAAACGAGCAAAACAGACCAGGAGAGGCCTTAACCTATTTAAATATGGTGAGGGCAAATCCAAGAACAGGATTAACTGCAAGTACAGCATCAGGGCAAACCGCTGTCAGAGATGCCATACTAAATGAAAGGAGGGTAGAGCTGGCTTTCGAAAATAAAAGATGGCCCGATCTGGTAAGAACAGGTAAAGCTGATGAGGTGATGAAAGCTTTTGGTACCAGATTTAAAGCAAATCCGCTTAATTATTATTTCCCGGCTGGCATTACACCATCGCCATCATCTTATACCAATATCAGGATATTATTTCCAATACCGGCATCAGAAGTGGCCTTAAATCCTTATTTTTAA
- a CDS encoding GH92 family glycosyl hydrolase, whose translation MHINTVSAQQQQVIPYVQPFSGTSASTTLASQHVEDKTERLANTIPAVAPPFSMTQWTPQTQLTEKKCLAPYYYNNKKFYGFRATHWISGSCTQDYGSFTIMPVSGRLETEANRYAEDYVHENEVSTPSYYKLKLPKHQLLTEITATLRSGVMRITALKSDSVYILVSPNSDQNKGFIQIDAKKGEISGYNPVHRIYQAWGEPAGFSGYFFIRIKKAFTTAGVYSEGHTSHQQSISNKKDIGAYVGFKLQKGEQLLVYSGTSFTSIAAAKANLESEIKNNGFDAVLAQTNQSWEKALSQVRISDSNEKGKKIFYTALYHAMQHPRLYNDVDGKYPQFAGKYQNKTIDKGSYYDDFSMWDIYRAQLPLIELLQPNLANSFVNSMVLKGQQGGWMPIFPCWNSYTAAMIGDHATAFIASAYNKGIRNYDINEAYRLMRQNAFQMPDSADYLNGKGRRGINSYLKYGYIPLEDSIPNAFHKKEQVSRTLEYAYDDYALATIAKDLGKQSDYRELAKRALNYQHVFDPKVGMVRGRYANGNWYQPFYPDHREPYITEGTPRQYTFYAPHDMPGLIKLMGGSKKLENELDSLFAKKEYWHGNEPGHQIPFLYNYTASPWKTQLQVSRILAEEYDEGAGGLSGNDDAGQMSAWYVFAAMGFYPVDPVSGTYQLTSPLFKNTTISFKNGKKLSVTAIKKSKNSIYIAKISLNGKVFNKNQLSHQTLINGGKIIFYLEDHPIKK comes from the coding sequence ATGCATATTAATACCGTTTCTGCGCAGCAACAGCAGGTAATCCCCTACGTTCAGCCATTTTCCGGCACTTCGGCCAGCACCACATTGGCCAGTCAACACGTTGAAGATAAAACCGAGCGCCTGGCCAATACCATTCCGGCGGTTGCACCACCTTTTAGTATGACACAATGGACGCCACAGACCCAGCTTACCGAAAAAAAATGCCTAGCGCCCTATTATTACAATAATAAAAAGTTTTATGGATTTAGGGCCACACATTGGATCAGTGGCTCCTGCACCCAGGATTATGGAAGTTTTACCATCATGCCTGTTTCTGGTCGCCTTGAAACCGAAGCCAATCGATACGCGGAAGATTATGTTCATGAAAACGAAGTTTCTACCCCATCCTATTACAAGCTAAAATTACCTAAACATCAACTTTTAACAGAAATTACCGCCACACTTAGAAGTGGTGTAATGCGCATCACTGCACTAAAAAGCGATAGCGTTTACATCCTGGTAAGCCCAAACAGCGATCAGAATAAGGGCTTTATCCAAATTGATGCAAAAAAAGGTGAAATTTCAGGTTACAACCCTGTTCACCGCATTTACCAGGCCTGGGGAGAACCGGCCGGTTTTAGCGGTTATTTTTTCATCCGTATTAAAAAAGCCTTTACTACAGCAGGTGTTTACAGCGAAGGACATACCTCCCATCAACAAAGCATCAGTAATAAGAAAGATATTGGTGCTTACGTCGGCTTCAAACTGCAAAAAGGAGAACAACTACTTGTTTATTCCGGCACCTCCTTTACCAGTATCGCCGCAGCAAAAGCCAACCTCGAAAGCGAAATTAAAAACAACGGTTTTGATGCTGTTCTGGCACAAACCAATCAAAGCTGGGAAAAAGCTTTATCGCAGGTGCGTATTAGCGACAGCAATGAAAAAGGGAAAAAAATCTTTTACACAGCCCTTTACCATGCCATGCAACACCCCAGATTATATAATGATGTGGATGGAAAATACCCCCAGTTTGCAGGGAAATACCAGAACAAAACAATTGACAAGGGAAGTTATTATGATGATTTTTCGATGTGGGACATTTACCGTGCACAATTGCCGTTAATTGAGCTACTGCAACCCAATCTGGCCAATAGCTTTGTAAATTCCATGGTATTGAAAGGTCAGCAAGGCGGTTGGATGCCTATTTTCCCCTGCTGGAACAGTTATACCGCCGCCATGATCGGCGACCATGCCACTGCTTTTATCGCTTCTGCATACAACAAAGGGATCCGCAATTACGACATCAATGAAGCCTACCGCTTAATGAGGCAAAATGCATTCCAAATGCCCGATTCGGCCGATTATTTAAACGGAAAAGGCAGGCGTGGCATTAACAGTTACCTGAAATATGGCTATATTCCATTGGAAGATAGTATACCAAATGCTTTTCATAAAAAGGAACAGGTAAGCAGGACTCTGGAATATGCATACGATGATTATGCATTGGCAACCATTGCGAAAGATCTGGGCAAACAAAGCGATTACCGGGAACTCGCTAAGCGTGCACTTAATTATCAGCATGTTTTTGATCCAAAGGTTGGAATGGTGAGGGGGCGCTATGCCAATGGTAATTGGTACCAGCCTTTTTATCCCGATCACCGCGAACCTTATATAACCGAAGGTACTCCAAGGCAGTATACTTTTTATGCTCCACATGATATGCCCGGATTGATCAAATTAATGGGTGGAAGTAAGAAGCTCGAAAACGAACTCGATTCGCTCTTTGCCAAAAAAGAATACTGGCATGGCAATGAGCCTGGCCACCAGATTCCTTTTTTATACAATTATACGGCCTCGCCATGGAAAACACAGTTGCAGGTATCGCGCATTTTAGCCGAAGAATACGATGAAGGTGCGGGCGGTTTAAGTGGCAATGATGATGCCGGACAAATGTCGGCATGGTATGTATTTGCAGCGATGGGTTTTTATCCTGTTGATCCTGTTTCGGGCACCTACCAGCTTACAAGTCCTTTATTTAAAAATACGACCATATCCTTTAAAAACGGTAAAAAATTGAGCGTAACCGCCATTAAAAAGAGTAAAAATTCCATTTATATCGCAAAAATTAGTTTAAATGGAAAAGTTTTTAATAAAAATCAGCTTTCACACCAAACCCTTATCAATGGTGGGAAGATTATTTTCTATTTGGAAGATCATCCGATAAAAAAATAA